DNA sequence from the Brachybacterium avium genome:
GTCAGCCTGTTCACCTACGTGGTCGAGACGGAACGCCGCTTCTACCTCGCCAACCAGGTGGACCTGCAGGTCCGTTCCGGGGGTGGCGAGGTCTTCTACGAGCTGCGGCTCGCGGATGTCTGGGTGTGGGACATCTACCGCTCGAACCGCTTCGTGCGCTCCGTGCGGGTGGTGACGTTCAAGGACGTCAACATCGAGGAGCTCAACAAGCAGGACATCTCCCTGCCCTGACCCTCGAGCGCGGCGCACCGTTCCTCCACAGCGCCGTGTCGTCCCCATCCGCGATGCAGCGCCTGCACCGGCCGCCGGATCCGGTCACGCTGGCCGCATGAACCACCTCGCGAAGACCCCCGGACCAGTCCCCGGCCCCGATCCTGCCGGCGTGCCGGGGCCCGCCCTCCTTCCCGGCCCGGCCGCGGATCCGCCCATGACGGGCCCGGTCGCGGCGCCGCCGCCCCGCCGGGTGCGGGACATGACCACCGCCGAGCTCGGCCGCGCCGGCGAGGACCTCGCCGCCGCCCATCTGAGCGCCTGCGGCTGGCAGATCGTGGAGCGCAACCTGCGCCTGCGACAGGGCGAGCTGGACATCGTGGCGCTGGCCCACACCACGCTCGTCTTCGTCGAGGTCAAGACGCGGCGCTCCTTCGTCACCGGCGTGCCCCAGGCCGCCGTCACCCCGGACAAAATGCGGCGACTGCGACGCCTGGCCGGCGAGTACCTGATGGAGCGCTCGACCCCGCACCGCGACGTGCGGGTCGACGTCGTCGCCGTGCACGCCCACCTCGACGGCACCTTCTCGCTCGAGCACCTCGAGGCGGTCTCCTGATGGGCCATGCACGCACCCTCTCGATCAGCCTCGCCGGGCTCGACGGCACTCTCGTGGAGGTGGAGGCCGATGTCTCCCCGGGACTGCCGGCGTTCTGCGTGGTCGGGCTGCCCGACTCCTCCACGCTCCAGGCCCGGGACCGGGTGCGCGCCGCCTCCGCCCGCAGCGGCATCCGCCTCGCCGCGCGCCGGATCACGGTCAACATGACGCCGGCCTGGCGGCCCAAGCACGGCTCCGGCTTCGACCTGGCGATCGCCATGGCGGTGCTGGATGCCCAGGGAGGCCTGGCCGTGCCGGTCCCGGCGGATCTGGTGCTGCTGGGGGAGCTGGGACTGGACGGCCGGGTGCGGCCGGTCCCCGGGATCCTGCCGGCCCTGCTCGCCGCTCGCGCCCACGGCCTCACCCATGCGGTCGTCCCCGAGGGGAACCTGCCCGAGGCCCGGCTGGTCGACGGGATGGACATCGCGGGTGCCGGTGATCTCACCGAGCTCCTGCTCCGCTTCGGCGCCGACGTGCCGGCCTCCCCGGCGAGGCCGCCGACGGTCACAGCCCTGCCCGAGCCGAATCCGGCTGCGCAGTCGGCGCACCCACCCGATTTCCTCGATGTGCTGGGACAGGCCACGGCGCGGCGGGCCGCGGAGGTGGCGGCCGCGGGAGCCCACCACCTGCTGCTGACCGGGCCGCCAGGAGCCGGCAAGACCATGATCGCCTCCCGTCTGCCGAGCATCCTGCCGCCCCTGGACTCGCAGGATGCTCTGGCAGTCTCCGCGATCCATTCCCTGGCCGGCCGCTTCGATGCCCGGGCCGGGCTGCTGTGCACCCCACCCTTCGAGAGCCCCCACCACACGGCCTCCACCGCGGCGGTGGTCGGGGGAGGGGCGGGTATCGCCCGCCCCGGCGCCATCTCCCGAGCCCATGCGGGGGTGCTCTTCCTCGATGAGGCGCCGGAGTTCTCCTCCCGGGTGCTGGAAGCGCTGCGGGAGCCGCTCGAGACCGGGGACATCACCCTGCATCGCACGCGGGGCGTGACCCGGTATCCGGCCCGGTTCCAGCTGGTGCTGGCCGCGAACCCCTGCCCCTGCGGGAAGGCCTGGGGCAAGGGCGATGCCTGCAGCTGCACACCCCAGCAGCGTCGTCGCTACCGGGCGCGACTCTCCGGTCCGGTGCTGGACCGGGTCGATATGCGAGTGTCCGTGGGGCCGGTCGATCTGCACGGCAGCGGCGGCGTGCCGGGGGAGTCCAGCGCCGAGATCGCGGAACGGGTCAGCGCCGCCCGCGAACGCCAGCGCCGACGCTTCGCCGGGCGGGCATGGACCCTGAACGCGCAGCTGCCCGGGCCTCTGCTGCGCACGGAATTCGCCCCGGAGCGCTCTGAGCGACGGCTGCTCGACCACGCCGTCGCCCAGGGCCGGCTCACACTTCGCGGGCACGACCGCGTGCTGCGACTGGCTTGGACGCTCGCCGACCTCGTCGAAGCCGACCGACCCGCCGCCGAGCACATCGGCCAGGCACTGACCTTGCGCGAAGGAGAACCGCGATGACCCGCCACACCTCCGGTGAGGGAACGGAACCGGCCACCGGATCCGACCGCACCGCACGGATCACCTGGTCGTTGATCGCTGAGCCCTCGGAC
Encoded proteins:
- a CDS encoding DUF2469 domain-containing protein, which codes for MSAQELENYESDLELQLFREYRDVVSLFTYVVETERRFYLANQVDLQVRSGGGEVFYELRLADVWVWDIYRSNRFVRSVRVVTFKDVNIEELNKQDISLP
- a CDS encoding YraN family protein, translating into MNHLAKTPGPVPGPDPAGVPGPALLPGPAADPPMTGPVAAPPPRRVRDMTTAELGRAGEDLAAAHLSACGWQIVERNLRLRQGELDIVALAHTTLVFVEVKTRRSFVTGVPQAAVTPDKMRRLRRLAGEYLMERSTPHRDVRVDVVAVHAHLDGTFSLEHLEAVS
- a CDS encoding YifB family Mg chelatase-like AAA ATPase is translated as MGHARTLSISLAGLDGTLVEVEADVSPGLPAFCVVGLPDSSTLQARDRVRAASARSGIRLAARRITVNMTPAWRPKHGSGFDLAIAMAVLDAQGGLAVPVPADLVLLGELGLDGRVRPVPGILPALLAARAHGLTHAVVPEGNLPEARLVDGMDIAGAGDLTELLLRFGADVPASPARPPTVTALPEPNPAAQSAHPPDFLDVLGQATARRAAEVAAAGAHHLLLTGPPGAGKTMIASRLPSILPPLDSQDALAVSAIHSLAGRFDARAGLLCTPPFESPHHTASTAAVVGGGAGIARPGAISRAHAGVLFLDEAPEFSSRVLEALREPLETGDITLHRTRGVTRYPARFQLVLAANPCPCGKAWGKGDACSCTPQQRRRYRARLSGPVLDRVDMRVSVGPVDLHGSGGVPGESSAEIAERVSAARERQRRRFAGRAWTLNAQLPGPLLRTEFAPERSERRLLDHAVAQGRLTLRGHDRVLRLAWTLADLVEADRPAAEHIGQALTLREGEPR